The following proteins are encoded in a genomic region of Nicotiana sylvestris chromosome 4, ASM39365v2, whole genome shotgun sequence:
- the LOC138889763 gene encoding uncharacterized protein — protein sequence MDFGGPWDQLLPLVEFAYNNIYQSVEPEEARLLGTDLVQDALKKVKTIQDRLRTAQSRQKNYADRRARDVVFMVGERVLLQVSPMKGVMRFGKKGKLRLRNIGPFEILERVDEVAYKLVLPPSLSAIHRVFHVSMLQKYRGDPSHVLDFSSAQLDKDLTYEEESVAILARQVRKLRSKSYPSVRVQWRGQPIKATTWESEYDMRSRYPHIFIGPGTFLCLFEDDRLF from the exons ATGGATTTTGGGGGTCCTTGGGATCAGTTATTGCCGcttgtggagtttgcctacaacaacatctaccaatcag TTGAGCCggaagaggctcggttattgggtactgatttggttcaggatgccttgaaAAAGGTCAAGACGATTCAGGACcgacttcgtacagcgcagtctaGGCAGAAGAATTATGCCGATCGGAGAGCTCGTGATGTTgtattcatggttggagagagggtTTTGCTacaggtttcacccatgaagggtgtgatgagatttgggaagaagggtaagttgAGACTTAGGAATATCGGaccctttgagattcttgagagagttgatgaggtggcttacaagcttgtattgccacctagcttatcagCAATTCACCGAGTAttccatgtttccatgctccagaagtatcgtggtgatccgtctcatgtattagatttcagctcagcccaattggacaaggatttgacttacgaGGAGGAGTCGGTGGCCATTCTAGCACGGCAGGTCAGGAAATTAaggtctaagagttatccttctgttagagtgcagtggagaggtcagccgatCAAGGCAACTACGTGGGAGTCCGAGTAcgatatgcggagtagatatccacacatTTTCATCGGTCCAGGTACCtttctatgtctgttcgaggatgaTCGTTTGTTTTAA